The segment GAGCACACGATCTGCTCGCCGACCTTCGGCACGGCGTCGCTCATCAGGTAGGCGCCGCGCGGGCTCAGGTCGAACGTGACGAACTCGAGCGGCAGATCCGACTTGGCGGAGATCACCTCCATCGGAACCCCGGCGAGCCGCCTGATCTCGAAACGCTTGCTCATGAGAACCTCCTGTGTGTTCCTATCTTACATTTTATTACATTTGCATACCACAGTCAAGGAACCGTCGGCTTGCGCGAAAGCGAGGTTCTGCGCGACAACGGGGCTCGCGAGGAGGGACCCATGGACGTCTACGCGCTGCTCAGGGGGATCGAGGTTCTCGGGAGGTTCGACGACGAGGCGATCCGCAGGCTGGCGGCCGCCTCGCGGGTCGGCGAGTACACGGCGAACCAGCTCGTCCTGCGCAGCGGCGGGCCGGTGGAGTGCGTCGGCGTCGTCGCGAGCGGCGAGCTCGAGATCCGGCTCCCGGGCGGCGAGGGGACCGGCGCCCCTCCGCGGCTGCGCGAGGGCCAGCTGTTCGGCGAGATGAGCCTGCTCACGGGCGAGCCGGCGATCGCGGACGTCGTGGCCGCCTCGGCGGCCCAGGTCGTCCACGTCCCGCACGAGGCGCTCACGCGCGAGATAGGCGCAAACCCGCTCGGCGCGCACGGGCTCGCCAAGCTGCTCACGGCGAGGCTCGCGAAGCGCGGCGACGATCCCGCGGAGCGCTCGGCCGTCCGGCGCGCGCGCTCGGAGGCGAAGACGGCGTCGGGCGGCGGTGCGTCCGGCCCGGTGCTCGTGCTCAACCTCGGCAGCTCGTCGATCAAGTACGCCGTGTTCGAGGGCGGGGCGCGGCGCTTGGGCGGGCTCGTGGAGCGGATCGGCACCGGGGACGCGCGGCTCGCGCACGCGGGGCCGGCCGGAAAGGTCGAGCGCAAGCTCGGCGCCGCGGATCACGCGGCCGGGCTCGAGGCGGCGATCGAGCTCGTGAAGCACCCGGAGCACGGCGCGATCGCGCGGCTGGAGGATCTCGTCGCGGCCGGCCACCGCGTGGTGCACGGCGGCGTGCGGTTCACCGAGGCGACCGTCATCGACGCCGAGGTGAAGGCGGAGCTCGAGAAGCTCTCGGCGCTCGCGCCGTTGCACAACCCGGTCAACCTCAAGGGGATCGAGCTGTGCGAGCGGCTCCTGCCGCCCGGCGTGCTGCAGGTCGCGGTGTTCGACACGGCGTTCCACATGACGATGCCGGAGCACGCGTACAGGTACGCGCTCCCGAAGGCGTTCGCCGACGCCGAGCAGCTGCGCCGCTTCGGCTTCCACGGCACGAGCCACAAGTACGTCTCGGAGACCGCGACGGCGTTCCTCGGAGAGGCGCAGGGCGCGCTCAAGCTCGTCACCTGCCACCTCGGCAACGGCGCGTCGATCGCGGCGGTGGATCACGGCCGATCGGTCGACACGTCGATGGGGCTCACGCCGCTCGAGGGGCTCGTCATGGGCACGCGCTCGGGCGACGTCGACCCGGGCGTGCTGCTCCACCTCCTGCGCCGCGGCTTGAGCGGCGCCGACATCGACAGGATGCTCAACAAGGAGAGCGGCCTCCTCGGCCTCTCGGGGCTCACGAGCGACATGCGCGAGCTCGAGCGCGCGGCCGACGCGGGGCACGCCGGCGCGCTGCTCGCGATCCAGGTGTTCTGCTACCGGGTGCGCAAGTACGTCGGCGCGTACGCGGCGGCGATGGACGGGCTCGACGCGATCGTGTTCACAGGTGGCATCGGCGAGAACGGCGACGGCGTCCGCTCGCGGATCTGCGCCGGGCTCTCGTTCCTCGGCGTGGAGCTGGACGAGGCGCAGAACCGCGGCTCCGTGAAGGCCGCGGAGCGGGCGCGGATCGTGTCGTCGGGGCGATCCCGCGTGAGGGTGCTCGTGGTCCCCACGGACGAAGAGGCGATGATCGCGGCCGAGACGGTCCGCGCGCTCGGGCGCTCGGGCGCGGCGGCGGTGCTCTCGGCGCGGCGGGATCGGCCGATCCCGATAGGCGTGTCGGCGCACCACGTCCACCTCAGCCAGGCGCACGTGGAGGCGCTCTTCGGCGAGGGCGCCCGGCTCACGCCGCGCAAGGAGCTCACGCAGAAGGGCCAGTTCGCGTGCGACGAGGTGGTCGATCTCGTCGGGCCCAAGGGCGCGGTGCCCCGCGTGCGGATCCTCGGCCCGGCGCGGCCCGAGACGCAGGTCGAGATCTCGCGGACCGAGGAGTTCAAGCTCGGCATCGACGCGCCGATCCGCGCCTCCGGCGACGTCCGGAACTCGCCCGGCCTCCTCCTGCGCGGTAGCGCGGGCGAGGTAGCGCTCAAGGAGGGCGCGATCTGCGCGCTGCGCCACATCCACGCGAGCCCCGAGGACGCGCTCGCCTACGGGCTGCGCGACAGGGACGTGGTGCGGGTGAACCTGTCCGGCGAGCGGTCGCTCGTGTTCGGCGACGTGCTCGTGCGCGTGGACCCGAGCTTCACCCTCGAGATGCACATCGACACGGACGAGGCGAACGCGGCCGAGGTCAACCCCGACTCGACCTGCACCATCGACTCCATCCAGAGAAGGGGGGGGTGAGAGAGGCTTCAGCCCGAGAAGACCGAGTCGATGTCCCGCGCGTCGAGCACGCGGTCGGCGTAGTCGAGCAGCTCGTCCGGCGTCGCGGCGTCAACGCGCGCCCGGACCGAATCGTCGATCGGGCCGAAACGCCGTTCGAGCAGACGCACGAGGAAATCTGCTCGACCCTCTGCCCGGCCCACCTCGCGGCCGTGCGCCTCGCTGCGCTCCTGCCACTCGCGCTCCCACCGCGCCATCTTCGTCTCGAGCATCGCTTTCGTCTCCTCGAACGCCCGCCGCAGCTCGGCCAGGTCCGGTCCATTCTATCACGCCAGGCCGTCCACTGCGTCCATTGCGTCCACTGGGTCCACTGGCGGGCGCCGGATGTGGACCAAGTGGACAGAGTGGACCAAGTGGACAGAGTGGACGCCCGAGAAGCTCATCCGGCTCGAGGCAGCTCTTCCGACATGACGAAACGCATGGCCGGGGCGCGGGCCGCCCCGTACCCTTCCCGAGCCGCCGGATTCGGCTTGGCAACGCGCAGCGAAACGGACTATCTAGATGGTTCTCAAACCGTCGTGCGGATCGATGGAGGCACCATGAAAAAGGTCGAATCGAATTTCCCGAAAGCCAGGATCCCGTTCGGCTGCTGGGGGAGCAGCTACTTCCCGGCGTGGCAGACCTCGCCGCTCGCGGAGGTCAACATCGGCCAGTTCGCCGGCGAGGCGATGGCGCGCATCATGAGCCTGCGCGGCGTGCAGAAGTCGCAGCTCGAGTACCTCATCTCGGGCTCGACCATCCCTTGGCACTGGAAGTTCTGGAACTCGCCGATGCTGTCGCACTGCTTCGGGCAGCGGCTCCCCGGGTACCACATCGAGCAGGCGTGCGCGACCGGCGTGCAGACGATCGTGGCCGCGGCCAACGAAATCCAGGTCGCCCACCGCGAGGCGGTCGGCGTGCTGACGTTCGACCGCTGCAGCGACTCGCCGGTCGGCGTCTTCCCGGAGCGGCGCACCTACCAGCGCACGGTGCCGCTCGCGGACGTCTGGGACAACTTCGGTTTCGATCCGGCGACCGGCAAGGCGATGATCGCCGCGGCCGGCAACGTGGCGCGGAAGCACAAGCTCGACCGCAAAGAGATCGATGAGATGACCGCCAATTGCTACGAGAGCTATTTCGCGGCCAAGAAGGCCGGCCATCTCGACAACGTCCTCGTCCCCCTGGAGATCCTGAACGTGCAGGGCAAGAGGGTCGGCGTCGTCGACGACGACACCGGCATCCGGCCGGTCTCGCTCGCGGAGCTGCGCGGGATGCGCGAGCTCGACACCTGCGTGACCGGCGGCACGCAGACCCACGCCGCGGACGGCATGGCGTGCGTCGTCGTGGCGAGCGTCGACAAGGCCAAGGAGCTGTCGCGCCGGCCCGAGATCGGCGTCGAGGTGATCGCCAAGACCGAGGTCCGCACCGAGCCCTGCACCATGCCTCTCGGGCCGACCGAGGCCACGCGCAAGCTGCTCGCGCAGACCGGCCTCACGATGGACGACTTCTGCGTCGTCAAGTCGCATAATCCCTTCGCCGTCAACGACGTCGTGTTCTGCAAGGTGCACAACTACAGCTGGAAGAAGATGAACAGGACGGGATCCTCCATCGTCTGGGGTCACCCGCAGGGCCCGACCCTGACGCGGATCTCTCTCGAGGCGATCGACGAGGCGGCGAGGCTCGGCGGCGGGCTGGCGCTGGTCATGGGTTGCGCGGCGGGCGACGTGGGCATCGCCGCGATTTTCCGGGTTACCGACGCGGGAGGTCGATGATGACGAAGATGATGCGCAAGTCGTCCCTCGAGGCGATCGGCCTCGGGAGTGTCCTCGGTATTTTCGAGCGCGGCGCCATGCCGATCCGCGCCGATGAGCTCGTCGACGAGATGTTCGGCAAGAAGTCGCAGCGGGGCTCCTTCGTCGTGTCCGGCGCGGGCGGGATCGTGGGCGCCGGCAAGTGCGTGCAGATGAGCTCGCGGCTCCTGCCGTACGGCGTGCCGGTCGTGGGCATCGACCTCGCGGGCGCGCCGGACGGGCTCGGCGCGAAGGTCGACGGCCTCGTGAAGACGTTCGGCCGCGACAAGGCGCACGACGTCATGAGCAACATCGTGCGGATCACCTACGACGGAAAGCGGCTGCCGGCGCACCTCGCCCACTTCCAGCCGAGGATGCTGCTCGAGGCGGTCCCCGAGATCCTCCCGCTGAAGCGCGCGCACTTCGACATGTTCCGCGCCGCGTACCCCGGGATCGAGATCCGCTCCGTGACCTCGGGCTTCCCGAGCTCGGAGCTCGGCGTCGGGATCGCGCACCCCGCGTTCCCGCACGAGATCAACAAGATCTGGGAGGTCGTCGAGGGGCCGGACGCGCCGTTCTCGAAGCTCGTCTGGGCGCTCGGCATGATCCCGCTGCCCGTGTCGGACAGCTGGTCGTTCGTGCTCGACGTCCTGTTCTGCGGCCTCACCAAGGCCGCGGCGCGGTACGGCGAGACCTCCAACATGCCGGCCTGGAAGGTCGACAAGCACGTGCGCAGGCTGCTCGGGCCGAACCCGCTGCGCGCGCACGACGCCATCGGCATCAAGGGCTCGTCGTTCCTGACGTGGTCGTGCCTCCACCACCTCGCGGAGAAGTACGGCCCGCTGTTCGCGCCGCCCGCGAACCTCACGGAGCGCAAGGACAGCGGCGAGACGTGGTTCCCGCAGAACCACCTCCGCCCGATCGTGAACTGGAACCTGACCGACGCGGAGCTCGACGACCTCGAGGCGCAGATCGTGGGCCCGGTGATCCAGATGGCGTCGATCATGATAGCCGAGAAGCGCGCGTCGCTCTCGGACATGAACGCGGTCGGAGAGCTGTGCGCCCAGTTCCGGCGCGGCATCGTCGCCGTGATCCGCGGCCTCGGCTACGACAAGGCGGTGAAGCTCGTCGAGCGGCTGCACCAGCTCCAGCCCGACACCAAGGCCGGGTTCGAGCGCGGCGCCCTCGAGGCGATGAACACGCCCGAGTGGCAGCAGCTCTACGTCAACGCCGAGCACAACGGCAAGGTCGGCGTCATCACGGTGAGCCGCGAGGCGTACAACTGGGACGTCAACGACGAGCTCAACCGCGCGATCGACTGGCTCAAGGCCGAGGGGATCAAGCAGGTGATCCTCTCCCCCGACTTCCACCTCTCGACGCAGATGGTGGGCGCCGACATCCTCGACTTCGCGCCGGGGCTCAAGGACGAGGCCGCGGGCGCGAAGGTCGCCGAGAGCTGGACGCGGACCGCGCGCCGCCTCCACACGGACTTCGACGTGAGCGTCGGCTTCGTCAACGGCAAGCGCTGCCTCGGCGGCTGCCTCGAGCTGATGACCCACTGCCACTACCTGGTCGCCACCGACGGCGTCTCCCTCGGGTTCCCGGAGGTCACGCTGCCGGTCGTGCCCGGGATGGAAGGGTGCCACTGGCCGTTCCGCAAGGCGAAGGCCGCGGACTGGCCGAAGCTGGCGACGCTGCTCGTGACCGGCAAGCCGGTCGACGCGGCCGCGGCCGTGGGCTGGCTCGTCGACTTCGCGGGCCCGACCGAGGAGGCGCTCCAGGTCGCGTACAAGCTCGCGTCCGGCGGCGGCGGGATCGAGCGCCGGCCCTTGTGCGAGACGAAGCTCGACAAGATCGCCGCGCTCTCCGTGCCCGAGCTCGATCAGCAGGCGCCGGCGAACGTCGTCGCGGCGCGGCGGGCGATCTGGGACGCGGTCCAGAAGTCGTGCGGCTGCACGGCGGCGGAGGCGCTCACCCTGCAGGCGAAGGTCGCCGCGGGCTTCATGGCCGGGCCCCTGTGCAACAAGGGCAAGGTCGGCGCGGAGATCGGCAAGGCGCTCGGCGCCTGAGAGGTGCAACGAACATGACCGTCCTCCAAGAAGGCAAGGGCAAGCTGCTCGGCTGGCACGATCCGGACGAGCACCGGCGGTGGGTGCTCGAGCACAAGACGCGGAGGCTCGTGGACAAGCGCACCACGGTCGCCGACGCGGTCTCGAGGCTCGTCGCGGACGGCGACTTCATCGCCATGGGCGGCTTCGGCCACATCCGCGTCTCCATGTCCATCATCTACGAGATCATCCGGCAGAAGAAGCGGCACCTCAAGATGGCGGGCAAGACCGCCGTGCACGACGCGGACATCCTCGTCGCGGGCGGCGCCGTCGACGAGATCGAGGTCGCCTACACGTTCGGCCACGAGCTGCGCGGGCTCTCGAACGCCTCGCGCCGCGCGGCGCAGGAGGGCCGGCTCAAGGTCATCGGCGAGACGAGCAACGCCGGCTACCAGTGGCGCTTCCTCGCGGGGATGATGGGCCTGCCGTTCATCCCGGCGCGCAACCTCCTCGGCACCGACACGCTCGCCCACAGCTCGGCCAAGGTGATCGACGATCCGTTCACGGGCCGGCCGATCTGCCTCATCCCGGCGGCGTTTCCGGACGTCGTCGCGATCCACGTCCCGCGTTGCGACAAGTTCGGCAACTGCCAGATCGACGGCTCGCTCGTCGAGGACTTCGAGCTCGCGCGGTGCGCGCGCAAGCTGATCGTGACCACCGAGAAGATCATCGACGAGGAGGAGATTCGGGACAAGCCGCACGCGACCGTGATCCCGTTCTTCCTCGTGGACGCGGTGGTCGAGGTGCCGTTCGGCAGCCACCCGTGCCTCATGCCCTACCAGTACTACTTCGACGAGGAGCACATCGGCGACTGGCTCAAGGTCTCCAAGACCGACGCCGGTGTCGACGAGTACTTCCAGAAGTACGTGTTTTCGGTGAAGTCGTTCGAGGAGTACCTCGAGCTCGTCGGGGGCCGCGCGCAGATGGAGAAGCTCGCCCGCATCGAGCTGTACGAGGCGCCGGTCGAGCTGCCCTGGGTCAACGCCCGCGTGAAGGGAGGTGACAAATGACGATCCCCGGCTACAACGGGACCGAGCTGCTCGCCACCGTCGCCTCGCGCATCCTCCAGAACGGCGACTCCGTCTTCGTCGGCACCGGCCTGCCGGTGATCGCCGGCATGCTCGCCCAGAAGACCCACGCCCCCGAGCTGCTCGTGTTCTTCGAGGCGGGCGCGATCGGCCCGCAGGTGCCGCAGCTCCCGATCTCGGTGGGCGACTCGCGGACGATCCACAAGGCGGTCGCCGCCTCGTCGATGCACGATCTCATGTCCATGTGCCAGTCCGGGTACGCGGACTACGGCTTCCTCGGCGCGGCGCAGCTCGATCCGTTCGGCAACATCAACACGACCGTCATCGGCGACTGGGACAAGCCGACCGCGCGGCTCCCGGGGAGCGGCGGCGCGAACGACGTCGGGTCGTTCGTCCACAAGATGATCATCATCCTCCGGCAGTCCAAGCGATCGTTCGTGCCGAAGGTCGATTTCATCACGACGCCGGGCTTCCTGACCGGCCCGGGGGCGCGCGAGAAGGCAGGGCTGCCGAGTGGCGGCGGCCCGTTCCGCGTGATCACGCAGCTCGCGGTGTACGACTTCAACCCAGCGACCTGCCGGATGCGCCTCTTCTCCCTGCACCCGGGCGTGAAGGTCGACGACGTCCGGGAGAGCGCGGGCTTCGAGATCGAGATCCCCGAGTCGTACGGCGAGAGCCCGACCCCGACCGCCGACGAGCTCCGCCTCCTGCGCGACGTGATCGACCCGTCGGGCATCGTGATCGGGAAGTAGCTGCGCCGTCCGCTCGAAAGGAGATCGCCATGAAGAAGCTCGCGGGAGTCCTCGTCGTCCTGTCGCTCGCGCTCGCGCTCGGCGCGTGCCAGAGCTACGAGAAGGGCGTCGAGGTGATCTGCCAGGGGCCGAACAGCTGCGCGGAGTGCGCGAACATCGATCCGTCGATGCGGATGGCCATGATGGCCAAGAGCATCGACGACAACCTGAGCAACGGCAAGGCGACCGATCTGTTCGGCGCCATGGCCGCGATGTCGCCCGCCGAGCGCGTCGCCAAGCTGGAGGCCGAGGCCAAGGCCGCCGGGCTCGCCAGCTGCCCGCTCGTCGACGAGCTCCGCGAGGCCGCCGCGGCGGAGTGACGACGGCGGAGGTTCGTGTCGTCAGCCCCTTGACACCTCTGCGGGGCTGGCAGATTGTTTGGATACCGACAGAGCGCATCATCATGAGCAAACAAGAAGACAGCAAACGAGTTGCCCGCGGGACCCTCTCCCGTCTCTTCGTCCTAGGCCTCCTGATCTTTGCCGCGACGGCGCCCGCCGAGGCTCGCGCCGACGCCGCCCAGAACAAAGCCAAGACCGCCTTCCAAAAAGGGGCGAAGCTGTTCGAGGCGGGGGACTACACCGAGGCGGTCAAGGCGTTCCGCGCGGCGTACGAGGCCGCCCCGCACTGGAAGCTGCTCTACAACATCGCGCAGTGCGAGGCCGCGGCCAAGAACTACGGCCCTGCGCTCGAGGCGTTCGAGGCGTACTTGGTCTCCGGCGGAGACGACGTCCCCGCGGAGAGGCAGGACGAGATCCGCAAGGAGATCGCGCGGCTCCGGGATCTCTGCGGCGACGTCGTGGTGGACGCCCCCGCCGGCTCGGACGTGTTCATCGACGATCTCAGGCGCGGCACGACGCCCATCGCGGGCGAGATCCCGGTGGGCGCCGGGATGCACGTCGTCCGGATCGTCCACGGCGGGGACGAGCTGCTGAAGCAGGAGATCCAGGTCCGAGGGGCGAAGACCGTCACGGTCAGGGTCGGCGACGCGGCGACCGTCCAGCCCGGACCCCCGGAAGCGAAGCCCGGCGGCGCGACCGCGCCCGAACCGGAGCCCGAAACGGGGCCCGAGCCGCCGCTCGCGGAAACGCCGGCATCGCCGGAGGACGGCCCGCCGAACAAGATGGTCGTGATCGGGAGCGTGCTGACGGCGGTGGGAGGGGCGGCGCTGATCGCCGGGGTCGTCACCGGCGCCGTGTCGCGGGCGAAGACCAAGGATCTCGAGGAGAGCTGCCCGGACAAGCAGTGCACCGATCCGGGCGACGAGACGCTGCACGACCAGGCCGCGCGGCTGTCGCTGGCGACCGACGTGATGCTCCCGGTCGGGGCGGCCGTCGCCGTCGCCGGCGTGGTGCTCGTAGTGCTGGGGCTGAGGGGCGAATCCGCGGATGAGCCCGACGCCGAGGTGACCGCCGCCGCGGGGCCGGGACACGTCGGCGTGGCGTTCAGAGGGAGGTTCTAGAAGATGGCGAGGATGCTCGTCCGGACGGCGGTGGCGTCGTTGGTCGCCTTGGCCGGCTGCTCCGCGATCAACGACCTCGACGGGTACCACTACGGGTCCGACACGGACACCGATACGGACACCGACACGGACACCGACACGGATACCGACACGGACACCGACACGGACACCGACACGGACACCGACACGGATACGGATGCGGATGACGTAACAACCGCGGTGAACGCGACCTCCGGCTCGGGCGCCGTGTCCTCGGAGACGGTCCGTGGGTTCATCAGCGTGGGCGGGGTGCTCCCGGCGGGCAACACCCAGAGCGAATCGTACCAGGCCAGGATCGGCGTGGGCGCGTTGGTCCAGCAATAGGAGTCAGGAAACCATGAGACAGAGAGCGATTGCGTGTGCGGTGGCGTTGGCGGTGAGCGCGTTCGCGGGGAACGCGTCGGCCACGGTCTCGGACTACCTGCCGGTGGGAGGCGTGCTCGCCGACCTCGACGGCACTCCCCTCGACGGCCCGTACAGCGTGGTCTTCTCCCTGTACGACGACGTCATGGCCACGACCCCGATCTGGACCGAGACCTACGACGCCCTTGATATCGATGACGGGCTGTTCACGGCGTACCTGGGGACGGAGACGCCGCTCGTGTTCGGCGACCTGATCCTGGCGGACGAGCTGTGGCTCGGCGTGAAGGTGGGCGCCGACTCGGAGATGGACCGGATCGCCATCGGCAGCGTGCCGTTCGCCGTGGAGGCGTACCAGTGCCGGCAGGTGGGGAGCCTCGAGGAAGGCGACATCCAGCCGATCCTCTCCGGCGCCAACCAGTGCGCGGACGGGACGTTCCTCCAAGGTTGGGACGCGGACGGGGGCGTCTCCGTCTGCGACGCGCCGGAGCCGGAGATCGTGATCACGGATTGGGCCAGCGACGGCTTCACGGGATGGACGGCTCCTTACTCGCCCACCGGCGGCTTCGCGTCGTTCATCGAGTACAGAAAGATGGGAGACATGGTCTTCCTGAGGGGGGCGGGGAACGCCGGCAGCACCCATGTGCTCGCCGGGCAGACCATCGCCACTCTTCCTGTGGGGTTCAGGCCCGGGAAAGGGCTCGGCTTCCTCAGCCTCGTCCGGTGCTGCTCCGACCCCGCCGGGGCCGCATACGTCTACATCTCGACGTCTGGTGTGATTTACGTCAACGACCTCGTTGTGAATCCGGGGGCCAGGCAGTTCGTATACTTCGACGGCGTCAGCTTCTCGACGTTGCCGTAGGTCATTCTCGCTCCCGCTCAGAACTCGCCGTTGACCTCGCCGGCCGAGCCGCCGTCGTCGACCGCCGCGGCGATCCCGGCCACCGCGCTGCCCACGACCACGAGCCCCACCGCGCCCCAGAACCACCAGCTCTTGTACCAGATCTTCTTCCCGTCCTCGGGCGGCTGCTCCGGCGGGGTCGGGACGGTGGGGGCCGCGATCTCGGGCGGCGGCGGCGGGAAGCGCTCCTCGAGCTTCAGCTTCAACCCCTTCGCCCAAGTGCCGCGCTCGCCGAGCGCCATGGGGTGGCGCGACGGCTTCTCGTCGCCTCCGGTCGGAACGATCTGCAGGACGAGCCACTCCGCGCCGTCCGCCGTGCGCTTCGCGATCGCGGCGACGACCCACTGCGTGCCGATCGCCTTCCCCAGCGCCGCGATGGCCTCGGGCGCGTGCTCCCTCGGCTGCCACGCCGCTCGCTTCTCCAGCGCCGAGAGCCAGACCGCCTGCATCGCCGGCGGGTGCTCGACCGGATCGAGCCGCAGCCCGGGCTCGCGCTCGAGCATCAGGACCGCGAGCTCGAACGCCGCGTCGCGTTCGCCGAGATCGAGAAGCGTACGCATCATCAGGAGCTCGGCCTCGGCGAGCGCGGGCTCCGCGAGGAGATCGCCGCGGTGCTCGAGGTGAGCCGCCTGGACCGCGCGCGCGGCCTCGAACGACTCGCGCAAGTGCAGGCCCAGGTGCAGCTCGCGGGCCTCGCCGAGATCCGGCGCCGACGCGTCGAGCCTTCTCCCCGCTTGCCCGGCGTCCGTCACCGCGAACCCGAGCTCCTCGAGCGC is part of the Pseudomonadota bacterium genome and harbors:
- a CDS encoding acetate/propionate family kinase; the protein is MDVYALLRGIEVLGRFDDEAIRRLAAASRVGEYTANQLVLRSGGPVECVGVVASGELEIRLPGGEGTGAPPRLREGQLFGEMSLLTGEPAIADVVAASAAQVVHVPHEALTREIGANPLGAHGLAKLLTARLAKRGDDPAERSAVRRARSEAKTASGGGASGPVLVLNLGSSSIKYAVFEGGARRLGGLVERIGTGDARLAHAGPAGKVERKLGAADHAAGLEAAIELVKHPEHGAIARLEDLVAAGHRVVHGGVRFTEATVIDAEVKAELEKLSALAPLHNPVNLKGIELCERLLPPGVLQVAVFDTAFHMTMPEHAYRYALPKAFADAEQLRRFGFHGTSHKYVSETATAFLGEAQGALKLVTCHLGNGASIAAVDHGRSVDTSMGLTPLEGLVMGTRSGDVDPGVLLHLLRRGLSGADIDRMLNKESGLLGLSGLTSDMRELERAADAGHAGALLAIQVFCYRVRKYVGAYAAAMDGLDAIVFTGGIGENGDGVRSRICAGLSFLGVELDEAQNRGSVKAAERARIVSSGRSRVRVLVVPTDEEAMIAAETVRALGRSGAAAVLSARRDRPIPIGVSAHHVHLSQAHVEALFGEGARLTPRKELTQKGQFACDEVVDLVGPKGAVPRVRILGPARPETQVEISRTEEFKLGIDAPIRASGDVRNSPGLLLRGSAGEVALKEGAICALRHIHASPEDALAYGLRDRDVVRVNLSGERSLVFGDVLVRVDPSFTLEMHIDTDEANAAEVNPDSTCTIDSIQRRGG
- a CDS encoding DUF4351 domain-containing protein, producing the protein MLETKMARWEREWQERSEAHGREVGRAEGRADFLVRLLERRFGPIDDSVRARVDAATPDELLDYADRVLDARDIDSVFSG
- a CDS encoding CoA transferase subunit A, with translation MTVLQEGKGKLLGWHDPDEHRRWVLEHKTRRLVDKRTTVADAVSRLVADGDFIAMGGFGHIRVSMSIIYEIIRQKKRHLKMAGKTAVHDADILVAGGAVDEIEVAYTFGHELRGLSNASRRAAQEGRLKVIGETSNAGYQWRFLAGMMGLPFIPARNLLGTDTLAHSSAKVIDDPFTGRPICLIPAAFPDVVAIHVPRCDKFGNCQIDGSLVEDFELARCARKLIVTTEKIIDEEEIRDKPHATVIPFFLVDAVVEVPFGSHPCLMPYQYYFDEEHIGDWLKVSKTDAGVDEYFQKYVFSVKSFEEYLELVGGRAQMEKLARIELYEAPVELPWVNARVKGGDK
- a CDS encoding 3-oxoacid CoA-transferase — its product is MTIPGYNGTELLATVASRILQNGDSVFVGTGLPVIAGMLAQKTHAPELLVFFEAGAIGPQVPQLPISVGDSRTIHKAVAASSMHDLMSMCQSGYADYGFLGAAQLDPFGNINTTVIGDWDKPTARLPGSGGANDVGSFVHKMIIILRQSKRSFVPKVDFITTPGFLTGPGAREKAGLPSGGGPFRVITQLAVYDFNPATCRMRLFSLHPGVKVDDVRESAGFEIEIPESYGESPTPTADELRLLRDVIDPSGIVIGK
- a CDS encoding tetratricopeptide repeat protein, producing MSKQEDSKRVARGTLSRLFVLGLLIFAATAPAEARADAAQNKAKTAFQKGAKLFEAGDYTEAVKAFRAAYEAAPHWKLLYNIAQCEAAAKNYGPALEAFEAYLVSGGDDVPAERQDEIRKEIARLRDLCGDVVVDAPAGSDVFIDDLRRGTTPIAGEIPVGAGMHVVRIVHGGDELLKQEIQVRGAKTVTVRVGDAATVQPGPPEAKPGGATAPEPEPETGPEPPLAETPASPEDGPPNKMVVIGSVLTAVGGAALIAGVVTGAVSRAKTKDLEESCPDKQCTDPGDETLHDQAARLSLATDVMLPVGAAVAVAGVVLVVLGLRGESADEPDAEVTAAAGPGHVGVAFRGRF